The DNA sequence ATTAGGTGGAGGCTTTTTATTATTTGAATTGATACTTATGGTTGCACAAATTGCTAGTGATGGTCTTCCAGATAAAAGATCTTTAATATTACCATCTGCAAGAAAATACAGGGAAAATTATGAAACAACTTCTAATATAGCAAAATCATTTATTGAAAAAGATATAAGTTACACATTAGATAATCAATATGGAAAATATCTATCTGAATTGGTTTTGAAATAGATTATAACAAAGTCAAAGGAACTAATGTAAATGATGTTGATGTGGAAAATATTAATGAATTTATATCTTTTAAGTATCCTGAAACAGAATTTAGAGTTAAAAAATTCAAAAATTCGAAAAATTAGGTAGAGTTATTGCTTGAGTTTATCCATCAAATATAATTACTGATTTTTCATATTTTAAACCAGTATTTATTATTATTGATGGATTTATAACTAATAAAGATTTTAATTATATAAATAATAAAAATATCATAAAAATCTTAATTCATTCAAGATTACCAATAACGAATTGAATCAGAATAGTTTTTATGGGATTTTTATAGATTATGAAATAAATAATGATGGATATCCTACAAAATGGTATTTTCTAACAAATATTCATCCACTTGATATTTTTAGCAATAAATAATGAAAATCAAAAAAATTGATATTTAAAGGAACTTATTGATTTTTATCCAAATATTCAAACTAAAATAATAAATGAATTAAGAAATAATGATAAATATTATTACATAGGAAGATAAGCTAAAAATCAAACATTATATTTTAGAAATTTGAATATCTAAAAAAATAACTATGTATTAAAAGTCTTTTACTTTTGAGCCTAAAATATAGGATTAAAAAATGTTTTGCTTTTAAATATAAATAAATATAATAAATATATGAAAAAATTAGGTTTTATAATTGATTCTTTTAGTTCTTTGACTAAAGAACAAGCCAATTCATTAGGTTTTGGATTCCTTTCACTACAGTCAGAAATTGATGGTGAAATTTTTCAAGATGGACTTCAAGAAGCTGAAATTTTATTAAACAAAATTGACAAAGCAAGCAATATTTTAACCTCACTTCCTAGACTAGACTTACTTGAAGCTGAAATTGAAAGAATGTCAAAAAGTTTTGATGAAGTGATAATTTTAATTCTTCATGAAAGTCTCAGTAGCTCTGCAAGATACTGTAAAACAATTGCTCAAGAATATAAAAATGTGCATGTTGTAAGTAACTTTTTTAGTGGAGATCAATTTGTTGATGTAGCGCTAAATGCTCAAAAAAGTTATGAACAAAATCAAGATATAAATAAAGTTATTGAAGAAATTGATGAAATTAACGAAAAATCACAAACTTATATTTTACCTGTTAATTTGGATTACATCATCAAAGGTGGAAGATTAACTGGTGCTAAGAAATTCATTATGACTAAAATTCAAATGATTCCTTTGCTTAAATATAGAGAATCGGTTACTGTTTCAACATTAAAGAGAAGCACAAGCTCGTTAATTAGCAAAACATTTGAAAAACTTCTCAAGTTAATTGGTGGGGCTGAAAAAGTTAATGAATTTTCTTTCAGACTAATTAGAGGACTTGATCATAAAGTTGTTGAAGTTGTTAAAGAAATTGCAAGTGAATTAGGTATTGTTTTAGACTCAATTCAATCAACTTCCGGAGCTGTTGCGATTCATTGTGGACCTTCAGCATTTAGTATTTCAGTTATGCCTAAACTCAATAATAAGTAGAAAGAAGTCTTATGACTATTAAAGAACTTTTAAATCCTAAATCAATTTTTATTGATATCGATGTTAAAGACCATAATAATGCATTAGAAATCATTACTGAAAAATTATATGATTCAAAATTTATCGAGGATAAAGAAAGATTTCTTAATGCACTAAATTATAGAGAAAATTTAATGTCAACAGCATTAAATGATGGAATTGCTATTCCACATGGAATCTCATCAACGGTAATTAAACCAACTATTTCCTTAGCAATACTAAAAAATGGAATTGACTGAGATGCTGAAGACGATGTTAAAGTAGATTTAATTTTTACAATCGTATTAAGTAAAGAAGATCGTGAAATTCAGCTTGATTCAATTCAAGTAATTGCTGATTATTCTTTAGATGATAAATTTCATGCTGAAATTATGAGTGCTAAAACTCAAGAACAAGCATATGAAGTATTGTTAAAATATTTTCCGCTATAAATTGTAAGCTCAGCTTACTTTTTTTATTGTTTAGATTTTTCTAACCTATTTAAAAACATAGTATTTGGTATAATAATAAATATATTTAAGATAATGGAGAAATATGAACAAAAAACAACAGTTTTATTTGTGAATAATTATAGCGACTGCATCGCTAGTTTTAGTTATTGTATCACTAGTTTTGGGTATAAATAATCATAATATTTTAATGGAATGGATAGCAATTATTGCATTATTATTTGCTTTAATCATATTTATATTAAGTTCATATTTTGCTATTTCTAACTTTATTAAAAGTAGGGAATTAGTTAAAAAATCATTTAGTTCTTACATTGATGAAATTATCACAAATAATAATTTCGGAATCATTGTTTATGATAACAACGATGAAAGAATAACTTGAGCAAGTACTTTTATAAAAAATAGATTTGATAGAAATGTTATTGGTTTATCATTAAAAGATTTTTTTATCAAGTATTATAATAAATCCAAGGAGTTTCCTAGATTTAATACCTTCAATATTTCGCACAATAATTTTGAGTATGAAGTTAAGGTTTGATCACTTAAAAACATTATTTCTATCAAGGATATAACTAATGAAGTAAGTATAGTTCGTGAATTTAGAGATCAAAAAGTTGTTTTAGGTGAAATTGAAATTGATAACTATCAATTGTATCAATCTATTTTAAGTGAAGAACAATTATTTAATATCAATAAGTCAATAGTGGATAATTTTGAGAAATATGTAAAAAATCCTGAATATAACTTTATTTATAGACAATATACTAATGGTAAGTTTGTTATTATTTGTAATGAAAAAACTCTTGATTTATTAGAAAAAGAATCATTCACAAATTTTTTAACATTTAAAAATTTTTCAGAAATTGGTGTTTCTGAACGTATTAGTGTTTCAGTTGGATTTGCTAAAGGTTGACCTAGTCTTGATATGAAAATTGAGCAGGCTAAAAAAGCTTTATTACAATCAAAAAATCGTGGTGGTGACCAAGTAACAATTTTTTCGAATATTTCAACTCCGGTTTATTATGGTTCAAGCAGTGAAATTTTACCTGACAACAGTAGAACAAATATCAAACTAATTTCGAATAAACTTGAACAAAAACTAAAATCAAAAAATATTAAAAACGTTATTATTTATGGACATAAATTTGCTGATTTAGATGCTATAGGTAGTGCATATGGTGTTTATAAGTTGGCTAAGAATTTTGGTAAAGATGCTTATATTTGCAACACCACATTCGACTCAACAGCATTAAAAGTTATTAAAAAACATAATCTAAAAGATGAAGGGGTATTCATCAAACCTTCAGAAGCAAATTCTTTAACAAATTCTTCAACAATAGTTATTTTAGTTGATAACTCTGTGTTAAATAGAACTGATAATCCAAATGCTATAGTAAATGCAAAAATAGATAATATATTTATTTTTGACCACCACAGAGTTGGACCAAGTGTTGACTTCTGTTTAAGAGAAAATCGTTATATTGATCCTAATGCTTCGAGTGCATCAGAAATTGTAAGTGAAATTATAATGTTTACTCAAGAAAATAATGCTATTGATGCTCTTACAGCTCAATTATTGCTAAATGGAATTTATTTAGATACAGCTCAATTTACTAAATCTATAACTCCAAGAGCTTTTAGCGCTGCTTCATACTTAGAAAGTTTAGGAGCTAAAGGAACAATTAGTAATGAAATATTAAAAATTGATGAAAAAACTTACAAAATTGTTAGTGAGCTACTTGAAAATATTCAAGAAGTTAAACCTGGATATTATTTAGCTTACAAAGATATTGAAGTAAGTAACGACATTATCAGTATTGCAAGTAATGAAATATTAAAAATTAGTGGACGTGTAGCAAGTTTTGTTGTTGCTAAACAAGAAAACACGAATTTATATAAATTGAGTGCTCGCGGAATAAATACAAACGTTCAAATTATTTGTGAAGATGTAGGTGGTGGAGGTCACTTCGGAACTGCTGCTGCAGTAACTGATGAACCACTTGATGTGTTTATAGATAATATTATTCAAGCTATCGTAGGAGGTAAAACAAATGAAAGTGATATTAATTAAAGATTGTAAAGATGGTAAAGCTAATACAGTTATTGATGTAGCTGACGGATATGCAAAAAACTTTTTAGTTCGTCAAGGGTATGCGTTACCTTATAATGAAAGTACAAAGAGAACATTAGAAAGAAAATTAGACCAACTTAGTGCTAAAGAACATGAAAAAAGACAAGAGGCACTTAAAATTAAAGAAGAATTAGAAAATGTTAGATTAGTTTACGAACTTGAAGCTAATATTGATGCTAATTTCAATTTAAACGTTCATGGTTCAATTTCAACAAAACAAATTGAAAAAGATTTAAGAAATCTCGGTTTTAAACTAGATAAACACTCTCTTGAAAAAATTCACTTAGTTTCAAATGGAACTCATGAAATAAAAGTAAAAGTATACAATGACATTGTTGCAAAAGTTTATATTGAAATTAAAATCAAGGAAGTAAAATAAGAATGCATATAGGCATTAAAAATAATCAAATCGAAAATAATAATTCAACAATTCACTTCGATGAATTTGGTGAAAAAAAAGTTTTAGGAATGCTTTTAGTCTCAAAAGAAAAAAAATATTTTGAAGAGGCTAAAAACTTTCTTAGTGAAAAATGCTTTTATAAATATACAAACAAAACTGTTTATAATGCTTTGATGAGTTATTATGAAGCTAATCAGGACCTAGGTATTTTAGAATATCAAGAATTAGTTAATTATATTCTCTCATCTGTAAGTCCTAATAGTGAAATAAACATGGATTACATCCACGATTTAGTTATAAATGCATCATTAGTGGCAAACAGGGTTCAATATTTTCAACAACTCAATCGTTTAAGCGCGCTCAGAGATGTAGAAAACACATTAGAATCGATGTTATATAAAGTTAAAACCGATCCAGACACAAATTTAGAAACTTTCGTTCCTTCACTTGAAATGAAAATTTCCGAAGCATCAGAAGTAGCAAGAATTAATGATTTTAAGTCTGCTAGAGAAATTTCTGATGAATATTTTATGGATCTTAATAAAAGAAGAACCGCAAATGTAGATGAACTTTTTGGCGTTCCAACAGGTTTTACTGATCTAGATAAGGCGGTTCAAGGCTTTAAGGGTGGTGAGTTAATTATAATAGCAGCTCGTCCTGCTATGGGTAAAACTGCATTTGCTTTGAATATCGCAACCAACGCAGCAAGAGTTGGAAAGAAAGTCGCCTTTTTTAGTCTAGAGATGTCTGATTTGCAGCTTATGTCTAGAATTTATGCATCTTTAGCTGAAATTGATGGAAATAAATTAAAAAAACCTCAATTTATCACACCTGAAGAATGAAATATAATTTCTACTGCCAAATATAGCACTATTGATCCACTTCCGCTTTATATAGATGAGTCAACTACATCTGCATTAGGCGAAATAATGTGGAAAACTCGAAAATTAAAAAGAACTATCGGATTAGATTTAATTGTTATCGACTACCTTCAACTTTTATCTATTGAAGGTAATAATAGAGATAATAGACAAAATGAAGTTTCGAAAATTTCAAGATCACTCAAACAATTATCTCGTGAATTGAATGTTCCAGTTATAGCTCTTTCGCAACTTTCTCGTTCAGTAGAAAATAGAGAAGACAAGCGTCCATTACTAAGTGATTTACGTGAGAGTGGTGCTATTGAACAAGATGCTGATATGATTTTCTTCTTGTATAGAGATGATTATTACAACAGGAACAAGAAAAGTAATTACTTTTTAACTAAAGAACAAGAACAAGCTGCTGGTTCAGAAGTGGAAATTATTATCGCAAAATATCGTTCTGGTGCTACAGACACAAAAAAATTAAGATTTCAAATGAATATCAGTCGTTTCAGCGATATGATAAAAAAAGAAAATAATAAGGAGTAATCATGGGTGAATCCCCCTGTTATCATAGTTTTTTAATAAATAAAATTACATCAAATATTTTTGATATGGAGGTAAGTAATGCCTAACTATATCAAAATAATTTTATTGGTAGTTTTGATCTTACTATTTCTTCTAAGTAGTATTTTTAGTGGAGCAGAAACTGCATATACATCAATTTCAGCTGCCAAAGTTATGCAAAAGGTTGAGAGTAAAGAACGTGGAGCTAAATTAGTTCAAAGACATCTAAAAAAATACAACCAAGTTTTAAGTACAGTATTGATTGGTAATAATATTGTTAATATCAGCTCATCTACTTTAACTTCCTTGTTACTTAGCCAAATCATTTTAAATGATCAAGGACTTGTAGCTATTGTTGCAACTTTGGTAGTTACTCCAATTATTGTTTTAATTGGTGAAATTATGCCAAAAATGATAGCTAAAGCAAATCCATTTTTCTATTTAAAAAACTTTTCATGACTAATTGAATTTTTTAATTGAGTCTTTTTTATAATTGCATATCCTATCAGTAAATTAGGTAAAAAAGTTTATATTACCAACTCTGAGGATGAACTTAAAACGATGATAGATATAGCTAAAGAAGAAGGGGTTCTTCAAAAAGGTGAAAGTCTATTGGCTCAGAATGCATTAGATCTAGATTCAATGAAAGTTACTCAACACTATGTAAAACTAAAAGAAGTTGTAACAATAAAATATAATAGTTCCATTGAAGAAGCTCTTGAAGTATTCAAGGACTCAAATTATTCTAGATTGCCCGTTGAGAGCAAAGATGGGAAACTTATTGGTATTGTAATCTTAAAGGATATTTACCATCTTAAAAGAGGAAAAGTTATAGATTTCATTAAATCGGTACCATATATTTCCGCTAATTCCATTCTTTCGAGTGCATTAGAAAAAATGAGATATGCAAAAGCACAAATGGCATTTGTTGTCGAAAACAACAGTTCGACAGATGTTATTGGAATTATTACTATTGAAGATATTATTGAAGAATTAGTTGGGGAAATTTATGATGAAACCGACGAAGTTGAAGATATTTATGAAATAAGTTTAGAGAAATCAAGAGTTAAATCAAACGCTTTAATGAAAGATATTTTCAAACAACTTGAGTTAAATATCGATAAACTTGATGAAGATGAGTTAAATTTAACCCTATCTGAGTGAATGTTAAATCGTTCCAAAAGAGTTAGATTGATTAAAAATTTAAAATATACCTTTGAAGATGTAGCTACATTTAAAGTTATTGAAACAAAAAATAAAAATAATAAATACGCAGTTATTGAAGTTAACCGTTTATAGATAAAATAAAAAGTCAAAGTTTATTTATTTCTTTGGCTTTTATTTTTTATCATAACTTAATTCATTTTCAGAATAAATGGAGTCAATACCAAGTTTTTCGATATGATAATTATCGAAATTTAACGTTTCAATTTCATAAATTAATTTAGCATCAATTGATTTAGAAACCTCATATATGTTCATACAGTCAAAAAATACTTTTTGCTGATTTATCTTAGTTGTTATATTTTTGCCAATAATTATAGGGTTTACGAATTTATTATTCATTAAATTCATTAATTGACCTGTTATTTTATTGATATAAATAGCACACTCCATTTCTCTGTTTCTAAATTCATCGAACTTAAATAATAATTTTGTGTAATCAAAACTATTATCAAATGAATAAATCATTAAAATAACATTTTTTGGAACTATTTCAGCAGAAATATTAAGGAAATTTTGTTCAGAGATTGGGATGATTATTTTTTTGTTTTGTTTACTTTGGTTATATTCATTAAATTCATTATTTTTAAAGTAATTTTCAATTTGTCAATCTTCAAATTTATATCTAATATAAGGAATCTTGTTGAAAAACTGAATTGTATTTTTATCAACTCCAGGATACTCAAAATTTATTACTTCATACTTGGTTTTTTGTAAACTCTTATAGTTTAATATAGGCAATTTTTTAATTTTGTATCTTAGATTTTTATTTAATTCTAATAAACTGTTATATTCATTGCTGAATTTATCAAAACCTTCCTTATAGTCACTTAAAATTTGATAAACTGAGAATTGCTCAGAGTCGTTTTGATTTTTAAGATTATATAAGCAGTATCTAGATTTATTTAATAAAACTTCGAATTCATAATTATCAATAATCTTTTTGAATTCTTGAATTGATATAACGTCAATTATTTTTTTGAATAGTGTTGACTGATTTAAACTTTTAATCGATTTAATTAAAGCATCATATTTTTGTTTTTTTGGCATTTTAATGATAAACATCAACAATTCTTCACTCTCATGTACTGATACGTGATGTACTTGAAGCTTTAATTTTTTAATAATTTTTATTTTTTCATTTTTTGTAACTTTGTTAATGAAATAATAAGGTTTTTTCAGTATTGAAATACATAAAAAAGGACCTTTAACATATTTTACAAATTCATTCTTTTCGTTTTTATATAGAGTTTTTGATTTAGAAATTTCATTTAAAAATCAATTTATACTACAATAATAACTTCCGTCATCTAGAGGAACGATATTTAGGTTATAAAGAATATTTTCATTTCTTTTTGTTTTCTTATCAATCTTAGTAATAAATGATTCTAAAAATGTTTTTTTAATTTTCATATTGTTATTTAACTGAGCAGTTATGAAAACTCTTCTTTGAAGATTATTATCTAAAACATCCTTAATTAATGAAACAGTTTGTGAGTCAAAAAACTCTAAAAAATCATTTAATGGAAGGTAGTTGTATATTTCAAATTTACCTTTTTTATAGTCTAATGGAGTAGGTAATAGTTTTTCGGTTTCGCTAAATCTTAGAACACGCTTGTTAATTGAGTCAATTTTAAATAATATCAGCCCACTATTTGAACGTCCGTTGACATAATGGAATATTAGTATTGAAACTATCCCGCTAATAACGAGTAATATAAATAAAATTAAAATTATTAAAACAAAAATTCAAATGTACATAATTATTTTCTAATTAATTTAATAGCAGGGTGATTTTTTCTTAGTGTTCTAGTCTTATTATCTACTACGAATGAAACTATAATATCTGAATTATTAACTTCTAAAACTTCACCTTCACCAAAAATATTATGTGAAATAAAATCACCTACAATTATCTTGTCGTTTTGGTGTTCATCATCAACTAAATCAGTATCAAAACTTAAGTGGTCATCTTGAACTAAAATGAATTTTTCGATATCAATACCCATTTCTTTAATAAATCTAGAAGGAGATTTATCAATTCTCGTACCAAGAACTATACCACGAGAATCTGAAATAAATAATCTTTTTCTAGCTCTAGTTACAGCAACATAAGCTAGTCTTCTTTCTTCTTCAACTAATTCAGGGTTTGAATCATTAATTGATCTGACTGATGGGAAGATATTTTCACTCATTCCGACTATAAATACATTATCAAACTCAAGACCCTTGGCTGAGTGGATAGTCATTAGCGAAACATAATTAGTTCCGGTATCAAATTCATCAGATGAGCTAAGAAGTGAAACCATCTCAAGATATTCCTTAACACCTTTATCAGGATTTTGTTCCTCTCAATTCTTGATTGATTCAATTAATTCATTAACATTATCTACAGCAGAACCTCTCAAGTTTGAAATATTTTCGATTGATTTAAGATATCCGATGTCTTCAAGAAACAATCTTAATACTTCTGAAATTTTCATTTTATGTTTTTCAGATTTTAATAATGCACTATGTTTTTTAATGCTATAAAGGAATGGATAAAGTTTTTCTCTTATGATATTTGCTCTAATTGGTAAAGTCTTGAAATCTTGCATGAATGTGTTAAATAATGTTTTTTTATTATTTTTAGCAATTTCAACACATTTTTCTAGAGTGGTTTCGCCAATTCCTCTTGTTGGTATGTTTACAACTCTTTCGAAAGCTAAATCTGAACCATCATAAAGAATTCTTAAAAATGCTATTGAGTTTTTGATCTCTTCTCTTTGGAAGAATTTAACTCCGTTAAATATTTTGTGATTAATATTTTCTTTTATTAGTGCTTCTTCAAAAGGTCTTGAATAAAAATTTGAGCGATAAAGAATAGCGATATTTTTAAGCTGAATTTTGTTTTTCTTTAGTTCATTTATTTTTTGAACAACTCATCTAGCTTCCGCTTCCATGTTAAATGCATGAAAGAATTCGATATCAACACCGACCTCATTATCAGTTATTAAATCTTTTACATATCTTTTTTTATTATGAACAATTAATTGATTGGCTGCATTAACAATTTTCTTTGTTGAACGATAGTTGGTTTGAAGAACAATGGTTTTGGTATCACTAAAATCTTTGTGAAAGTCTAAAATTAAACTAACATCAGCTCCACGTCAATTATAAATTGTTTGATCTGGATCACCAACAATTGTAATGTGTGTATCCTTGTTTATTAATTTTTTAACAATATTATATTGTGAAACAGAGGTATCTTGAAATTCGTCAACTAAAATAAATGAGAATTTTTCTGATCATTTTTTAGCAATTTCAGGATGCTTGTCGAATAAAGCTTCTACACGAATAATCAAATCATCAAAATCAACCATTCTTTTTGCCGCTAATTCATGTTCATAGCTTTTAATGGCTAAAATGATTGGATCATCAATAGAAATTTCCATCTCCTTAGCTAATTCGTCTAATGAGATTTTGGTGTTTTTGTATCATGATATCTTTTGTATCATATTTGAAAAAGTTATTTGACTTTTACTAATATTTAATTCTTTGTATATATTTGAAAGAATATCCTTTTTATCAATTTCATCAATGATTAAGAAATCACTTTTTAATTCAGCACTTAAATATTCGATTCTAAGAATTTTTGCACATAAAGCGTGAAAAGTGCTGATATTTAATTTATCTGTGTCTGCATCGCAGTATTGTCTGATTCTTTCAGACATTTCATTTGCGGCCTTATTTGTAAATGTAACAGCTAATATTTTATTAGGAGTAATCCCTAAATCATTAATTAAGTAAGCAACTTTTCTTGTTAGAACTTTGGTTTTACCACTTCCAGGTCCAGCGATTATTCTTAGTGAACTATTAAAATATTGAACAGCTTCTTTTTGTTGTTCATTCAAGTCATCTAACAATGATATATTATTTATTTTCATAATAATACCCCCTTAATCATTGGTAATAATAATTATTTCTCTTTCTTCAATTTGTACAGGCATTAATTTAATGTTTTGATTTTTTTCAACATAAATTATTTTTTTGTTTACAACTCTTGTGTTACTTACATATTCAATAGCTGAAAGTTTTTTCTTGTTCAAAAGTAAAACAACATAATTTAGGAATGATGTGAAGATAAAAACGGTTGTGAAAGCATAGGTGAAATTAATCTTTGCTTTATTTCAAAATGGAAGATTTTTAATCTGTTCATCACTCAACTTAAAATCTCTAATACTTTCATTATCAAAAAAAGTCATAATATAAATTAAATTTAAAAGTATAATGTACAATAAAAAATTTCGTTTTATTAGGTCTAATAGGTTAATCTTTTTATTCTTATCTTCGTTTATTATTTTCATTTTGAAAATATGCATCATTAATGTTGAACCTTTTCAAAAATAAGGGATAAAAATGTAATAAAAAACCAAGAAAGAAATTACTAAAATAAAGGTTAAATAATATTGTAATTTATTAAATTCAACATTTCTCAAATCACTAAAATTAGCAATTAAAAAAAATAAAAAAACACAAACAATTACAGAAATTACAGCATCTAAGATTGAACTAAAAAATCTCTTAAAAAAACTTGAGTTTTGATATAAATACATTTTACTCTTCTAATTCATTGAGAATAGTACGTCATTTCGAAATTGGAATATTATTTTTGATAAGATCTGTTTCAGTGTTTTTTAACAACATATAATTGTTAGTATCCATAAACATTTTAAATTCTGGTGATTTTTGTAATTTATCGATGTAAACTTTTAATTCATCAACAAATTTTTTACT is a window from the Mycoplasma anserisalpingitidis genome containing:
- a CDS encoding MHO_4530 family protein, translated to MYIWIFVLIILILFILLVISGIVSILIFHYVNGRSNSGLILFKIDSINKRVLRFSETEKLLPTPLDYKKGKFEIYNYLPLNDFLEFFDSQTVSLIKDVLDNNLQRRVFITAQLNNNMKIKKTFLESFITKIDKKTKRNENILYNLNIVPLDDGSYYCSINWFLNEISKSKTLYKNEKNEFVKYVKGPFLCISILKKPYYFINKVTKNEKIKIIKKLKLQVHHVSVHESEELLMFIIKMPKKQKYDALIKSIKSLNQSTLFKKIIDVISIQEFKKIIDNYEFEVLLNKSRYCLYNLKNQNDSEQFSVYQILSDYKEGFDKFSNEYNSLLELNKNLRYKIKKLPILNYKSLQKTKYEVINFEYPGVDKNTIQFFNKIPYIRYKFEDWQIENYFKNNEFNEYNQSKQNKKIIIPISEQNFLNISAEIVPKNVILMIYSFDNSFDYTKLLFKFDEFRNREMECAIYINKITGQLMNLMNNKFVNPIIIGKNITTKINQQKVFFDCMNIYEVSKSIDAKLIYEIETLNFDNYHIEKLGIDSIYSENELSYDKK
- the rplI gene encoding 50S ribosomal protein L9, with amino-acid sequence MKVILIKDCKDGKANTVIDVADGYAKNFLVRQGYALPYNESTKRTLERKLDQLSAKEHEKRQEALKIKEELENVRLVYELEANIDANFNLNVHGSISTKQIEKDLRNLGFKLDKHSLEKIHLVSNGTHEIKVKVYNDIVAKVYIEIKIKEVK
- a CDS encoding DHH family phosphoesterase; its protein translation is MNKKQQFYLWIIIATASLVLVIVSLVLGINNHNILMEWIAIIALLFALIIFILSSYFAISNFIKSRELVKKSFSSYIDEIITNNNFGIIVYDNNDERITWASTFIKNRFDRNVIGLSLKDFFIKYYNKSKEFPRFNTFNISHNNFEYEVKVWSLKNIISIKDITNEVSIVREFRDQKVVLGEIEIDNYQLYQSILSEEQLFNINKSIVDNFEKYVKNPEYNFIYRQYTNGKFVIICNEKTLDLLEKESFTNFLTFKNFSEIGVSERISVSVGFAKGWPSLDMKIEQAKKALLQSKNRGGDQVTIFSNISTPVYYGSSSEILPDNSRTNIKLISNKLEQKLKSKNIKNVIIYGHKFADLDAIGSAYGVYKLAKNFGKDAYICNTTFDSTALKVIKKHNLKDEGVFIKPSEANSLTNSSTIVILVDNSVLNRTDNPNAIVNAKIDNIFIFDHHRVGPSVDFCLRENRYIDPNASSASEIVSEIIMFTQENNAIDALTAQLLLNGIYLDTAQFTKSITPRAFSAASYLESLGAKGTISNEILKIDEKTYKIVSELLENIQEVKPGYYLAYKDIEVSNDIISIASNEILKISGRVASFVVAKQENTNLYKLSARGINTNVQIICEDVGGGGHFGTAAAVTDEPLDVFIDNIIQAIVGGKTNESDIN
- a CDS encoding ATP-dependent helicase, with protein sequence MKINNISLLDDLNEQQKEAVQYFNSSLRIIAGPGSGKTKVLTRKVAYLINDLGITPNKILAVTFTNKAANEMSERIRQYCDADTDKLNISTFHALCAKILRIEYLSAELKSDFLIIDEIDKKDILSNIYKELNISKSQITFSNMIQKISWYKNTKISLDELAKEMEISIDDPIILAIKSYEHELAAKRMVDFDDLIIRVEALFDKHPEIAKKWSEKFSFILVDEFQDTSVSQYNIVKKLINKDTHITIVGDPDQTIYNWRGADVSLILDFHKDFSDTKTIVLQTNYRSTKKIVNAANQLIVHNKKRYVKDLITDNEVGVDIEFFHAFNMEAEARWVVQKINELKKNKIQLKNIAILYRSNFYSRPFEEALIKENINHKIFNGVKFFQREEIKNSIAFLRILYDGSDLAFERVVNIPTRGIGETTLEKCVEIAKNNKKTLFNTFMQDFKTLPIRANIIREKLYPFLYSIKKHSALLKSEKHKMKISEVLRLFLEDIGYLKSIENISNLRGSAVDNVNELIESIKNWEEQNPDKGVKEYLEMVSLLSSSDEFDTGTNYVSLMTIHSAKGLEFDNVFIVGMSENIFPSVRSINDSNPELVEEERRLAYVAVTRARKRLFISDSRGIVLGTRIDKSPSRFIKEMGIDIEKFILVQDDHLSFDTDLVDDEHQNDKIIVGDFISHNIFGEGEVLEVNNSDIIVSFVVDNKTRTLRKNHPAIKLIRK
- the dnaB gene encoding replicative DNA helicase translates to MHIGIKNNQIENNNSTIHFDEFGEKKVLGMLLVSKEKKYFEEAKNFLSEKCFYKYTNKTVYNALMSYYEANQDLGILEYQELVNYILSSVSPNSEINMDYIHDLVINASLVANRVQYFQQLNRLSALRDVENTLESMLYKVKTDPDTNLETFVPSLEMKISEASEVARINDFKSAREISDEYFMDLNKRRTANVDELFGVPTGFTDLDKAVQGFKGGELIIIAARPAMGKTAFALNIATNAARVGKKVAFFSLEMSDLQLMSRIYASLAEIDGNKLKKPQFITPEEWNIISTAKYSTIDPLPLYIDESTTSALGEIMWKTRKLKRTIGLDLIVIDYLQLLSIEGNNRDNRQNEVSKISRSLKQLSRELNVPVIALSQLSRSVENREDKRPLLSDLRESGAIEQDADMIFFLYRDDYYNRNKKSNYFLTKEQEQAAGSEVEIIIAKYRSGATDTKKLRFQMNISRFSDMIKKENNKE
- a CDS encoding PTS sugar transporter subunit IIA yields the protein MTIKELLNPKSIFIDIDVKDHNNALEIITEKLYDSKFIEDKERFLNALNYRENLMSTALNDGIAIPHGISSTVIKPTISLAILKNGIDWDAEDDVKVDLIFTIVLSKEDREIQLDSIQVIADYSLDDKFHAEIMSAKTQEQAYEVLLKYFPL
- a CDS encoding DegV family protein, with the protein product MKKLGFIIDSFSSLTKEQANSLGFGFLSLQSEIDGEIFQDGLQEAEILLNKIDKASNILTSLPRLDLLEAEIERMSKSFDEVIILILHESLSSSARYCKTIAQEYKNVHVVSNFFSGDQFVDVALNAQKSYEQNQDINKVIEEIDEINEKSQTYILPVNLDYIIKGGRLTGAKKFIMTKIQMIPLLKYRESVTVSTLKRSTSSLISKTFEKLLKLIGGAEKVNEFSFRLIRGLDHKVVEVVKEIASELGIVLDSIQSTSGAVAIHCGPSAFSISVMPKLNNK
- a CDS encoding CNNM domain-containing protein; this encodes MPNYIKIILLVVLILLFLLSSIFSGAETAYTSISAAKVMQKVESKERGAKLVQRHLKKYNQVLSTVLIGNNIVNISSSTLTSLLLSQIILNDQGLVAIVATLVVTPIIVLIGEIMPKMIAKANPFFYLKNFSWLIEFFNWVFFIIAYPISKLGKKVYITNSEDELKTMIDIAKEEGVLQKGESLLAQNALDLDSMKVTQHYVKLKEVVTIKYNSSIEEALEVFKDSNYSRLPVESKDGKLIGIVILKDIYHLKRGKVIDFIKSVPYISANSILSSALEKMRYAKAQMAFVVENNSSTDVIGIITIEDIIEELVGEIYDETDEVEDIYEISLEKSRVKSNALMKDIFKQLELNIDKLDEDELNLTLSEWMLNRSKRVRLIKNLKYTFEDVATFKVIETKNKNNKYAVIEVNRL